Sequence from the Burkholderiales bacterium genome:
GGTGACCGGGCGAGGGAAACGGTGAAACGGTAGGGTTTGCACTCCTGTTTGGGAACCGCCGACTCGATCAGCATGGGGAAACCTCGTCCTCACCAAAATGACGGGAGGAAGGCTAAGGCCGGCGGGTGACAGGGAAGTGAAGCGGCGATGACGGTTTTATTGAATGCTCAAGGCCGCGATTTCCCCATGGCGGGGGCAGGTGACGAGATGGTCGTTCACCATCCCCACCGCCTGCATGTAGGCGTAGCAGATGATGGGGCCGCAGAAGCGGAAACCCCGGGCGGCAAGGGCCCGCGCCATGGCCCTGGATTCCGCACTTTGCGTGGGCAGGGCCGCCAGCGTGGTGAAGTGATGCTGGCGCGGTCGGCCACCGACGAAGGACCAGACGAACGCCGGGAAATCGCCTTCCTTTTCCCGCAGGTCGAGAAAGGCGCGGGCATTGTTCACCACCGCCTCCAGCTTGGCGCGGTTACGCACGATGCTGGGGTCGGTCAGCAGCCGGTCAATGTCCCGGGGTGTGAAGCGGGCAAGCCGTTCCGGGTCGAATCCGGCCAGGGCTTGCCGCAGGGCGGCGCGTTTTTTCAGGATGGTGAGCCAGGAAAGACCCGCCTGCAGCCCTTCCAGGATCAGCATTTCGAAGAGGTGGGCCTCTTCATGGGAGGGTACACCCCATTCATGGTCGTGATAGGCGATGTAGAGGGGATCGCTGCCGCACCAGCCGCAACGCGCCGGTTCAGTGTTTGCTGCGTCCCTTGATTTCATGGGCGCCTTCGGCGATGCGGTCCATGAGGGCGAACAACACGCCGGACAGCACCAGAATGGCGTGAATGCCCACTTTCCACGCGATCGCGGTGTCGGCATTGGTCCACATCCATTCGCCGCCGGGATTCTGGTCTGCCTCGACGAGGGCCATGATGTTGACGAAGGTCTTCAAAAGTTCGATGGCGGAGATGGCGACGATGGAGGCGATCACCTTCACC
This genomic interval carries:
- a CDS encoding DNA-3-methyladenine glycosylase I: MKSRDAANTEPARCGWCGSDPLYIAYHDHEWGVPSHEEAHLFEMLILEGLQAGLSWLTILKKRAALRQALAGFDPERLARFTPRDIDRLLTDPSIVRNRAKLEAVVNNARAFLDLREKEGDFPAFVWSFVGGRPRQHHFTTLAALPTQSAESRAMARALAARGFRFCGPIICYAYMQAVGMVNDHLVTCPRHGEIAALSIQ